A genome region from Clostridia bacterium includes the following:
- a CDS encoding fibronectin type III domain-containing protein: MPGRKTSKVLAVIMVVVMIVSTGVTINFDAGGQLIELGSKAYAAVDDQYTKALLHFDGANGSKSFTEESGKAVTAYGDAQISTAQSKFGGSSAYFDGSGDYLSITNSTDFDFGNGNFTIDWWDYVIAKGDNMSAIARTGVNTWEAFAVICYGGNYKLFMSSNGSSWDIASNVDMGVIPLNTWTHWAISRNGNTFYIFKNGNLVTSFTSSLSLVVQNNNLQIGGRETKIFNGYIDELRISKGIARWTSNFTPPVDKYYPNSVPLITVKTPVSNQVFSENDVFIPSIQVSDADNSTLTCRYYIDTEDTPRETRVISNTASPQDVMFASIDVSKLSQGNHNIKYEVSDGVAPVTQTVSFTVGKAISGDFAVSSTTNSVIAVKPASESGTIVADNSYRFSINGNVSDWMSGKTVNIAASIPTFVANSAYDTSGNGGRKITRLSNGWYVAAAYTGSVVNFHISKDSGQTWSLLCSSNTGAGVNSYAICSYGTNVYFFSVGSASFLKFDATTVTQGSILNNTFIEAQTAFNGCSIAVDSNGVIHAAWASKNSSYPNLFNIRYIKSTDGGVTWNSPTQISQDTTTITGYTNPSIVLKNGIPYIICQFQGSTSQNEIGVFSTALSTKGWTSTAGWNNNWIYKGYSYVQSNPSAVISPNGEFHVAWQGKDSIDSAYETVFYSNSIDDGITWSAPTKIETTGGNNAQRNPSITANKNNEVFIVWDSVTSTNWFVRYKKKTLGGTWSTRVDITTSGNGNNTYPQVCADYNDFSVPLTIWKDSVSGAVRFYGQDNAATVPSPPTTVAGSAYDLSGNGGRKITRLSNGWFVTGVYDSINQHIKFFVSKDSGSTWSQLCYSGNGWTSGVSFALTSYGTNIYCIVTQSSSTDTNLYMFDTLTQTNTLVTTSTLVDRGQTSIGSGISIAVDSNGKLWAAWSSKNASYPNCFNIRVSSSTDGGQTWAAPTQVTNADYTGYNMTNPCIVVRNNLPIILYQYYYSTVKPIMCSVFNGTKWTDYTVYNNSSYAQENPSVDVSPDGTIHAVWYGLDSTDTNAYNIRYAKSTDGGVTWSAATKLTSGNSLHQGSPSVVSDKNNCVYVVWIMNIGSLTQIKKMVWTGNVWSSQTILTNSSGNQSYPQTCNNYRDFSDPIMIWQDNQTPSIKFRGTWRKSAEISFKQENLSPNTKYPVKLETKDSAGNITAYTKDVYTIAEIPKLTTTTPSATSVILTVTDSNPAYTQYQITCGSKYINQLGKLTSTPVWITLTNKKITVTGLMAGTSYTFRLKARNAEGIETEPSNSISTLSQTPPLPAPEGLTATGQSAGKIRITWKLVEGAAGYLVEVDGDAANLKDAGTNLWYEHTGLEAGSVHRYRVCAKNGETQGNWSTVVSAKTKQLPPNAPSSVVVNPTGTTATITWSGVIGAVDYDIELDGEIKALGNTTTYIHTGLKPLTQHTYRVRAKNTEGVGVWSELQSAVTTSGIPTTAPEVTTVAYTNEAVTLNWNMVTDAESYEVVEVINSIDSEPVDTGMAAAFESRGLMPGSSHTYKVRAKNSMGAGPWSNLINVTLYILDTPKNIAYTESDKEITFSWDAVQGAASYEISLDNQIITGITGTSYTKKDLLPETKYNLRIRAVGSSGESGWSMEIPVFTLPEKPGVPSNVNAAVSNTTITLSWTLVTGAEGYDIELDGVIIENDSNTTTYIHSELEPFTLHTYRVRARNSAVAGDWSEKRSIRTLPGKPESPDWIIVNSMQTGATLSWGAELGATGYDIEVFDGTNTTIVQNISRTNYTHRRVAQGVECRYRIRTRNVEGASSWSGYIINNAIKANCKKNNTVDLGLTATDVVDFSSYTMTVTYNSGVIEVADLCTLSGKAELTAGKIEGTDITIKEFTPGRIVFVVDKAVDPGEAWTGVINSIKFKAKVT, translated from the coding sequence ATGCCAGGCAGAAAGACCTCAAAGGTTTTAGCAGTAATAATGGTAGTTGTAATGATCGTAAGCACAGGAGTCACAATCAACTTTGACGCAGGCGGACAGTTGATTGAACTGGGCAGCAAAGCGTATGCAGCCGTAGATGACCAGTATACAAAAGCTCTACTGCATTTTGACGGGGCAAATGGGTCAAAATCGTTTACTGAAGAGAGCGGAAAGGCAGTAACAGCTTATGGGGATGCTCAGATAAGTACCGCACAGAGTAAATTTGGAGGAAGCAGTGCGTATTTTGATGGGAGTGGGGATTACTTAAGTATCACAAACTCAACAGATTTTGATTTTGGAAATGGTAATTTTACTATCGATTGGTGGGATTATGTAATTGCAAAAGGTGACAATATGAGTGCAATTGCAAGAACTGGTGTAAATACATGGGAAGCATTTGCAGTAATATGCTATGGTGGAAATTATAAATTGTTTATGTCATCAAATGGTTCATCGTGGGATATTGCCAGTAATGTTGATATGGGAGTAATTCCTTTAAACACATGGACACATTGGGCGATTTCAAGAAATGGTAATACTTTTTATATTTTTAAAAACGGTAACTTGGTTACAAGTTTCACATCCTCTTTATCGCTAGTTGTTCAAAATAATAATCTGCAAATTGGTGGTAGAGAAACAAAAATATTTAATGGTTATATTGATGAACTACGTATATCCAAAGGGATAGCCCGGTGGACATCAAATTTTACGCCTCCAGTGGATAAATATTATCCAAATAGCGTCCCTTTAATAACCGTGAAAACACCTGTTTCAAATCAGGTGTTCAGTGAAAATGATGTGTTTATTCCATCGATTCAAGTATCCGATGCAGATAACAGCACTTTAACATGCAGGTATTATATCGACACAGAAGATACCCCTCGTGAAACGCGGGTGATATCAAACACAGCATCTCCACAGGATGTAATGTTTGCATCTATAGACGTGAGCAAATTGTCTCAGGGCAATCACAACATAAAATATGAAGTATCGGATGGTGTTGCACCTGTGACTCAAACTGTTAGCTTTACAGTAGGTAAAGCAATATCAGGTGATTTTGCAGTATCATCTACCACAAATTCAGTTATTGCCGTAAAGCCGGCAAGTGAAAGCGGAACAATAGTAGCCGACAATTCATACCGCTTTTCGATAAATGGCAATGTAAGTGATTGGATGAGCGGTAAAACTGTAAACATAGCTGCGTCGATTCCAACGTTTGTGGCGAACTCTGCCTATGATACAAGCGGAAATGGTGGAAGGAAGATAACCAGATTAAGTAATGGGTGGTATGTAGCAGCAGCCTATACAGGTAGTGTTGTTAATTTTCATATTAGTAAGGATAGCGGACAAACATGGTCTTTACTATGTTCCAGTAATACAGGAGCAGGTGTGAACAGTTATGCAATCTGTAGTTACGGTACAAATGTATATTTTTTTAGTGTAGGAAGTGCATCTTTCTTAAAATTTGATGCAACAACTGTAACACAAGGAAGTATACTAAATAATACTTTTATTGAAGCACAAACAGCATTTAATGGCTGTAGTATAGCAGTAGACTCAAATGGGGTAATCCATGCCGCTTGGGCAAGTAAAAATAGCTCATATCCTAATTTATTTAATATTCGATACATTAAGAGTACAGATGGTGGAGTAACATGGAATTCTCCAACTCAAATTTCACAGGATACCACTACAATAACAGGGTATACAAATCCCAGTATCGTGCTTAAAAACGGTATTCCTTATATTATATGCCAGTTTCAAGGTTCTACGAGTCAAAATGAAATAGGTGTATTTTCTACTGCATTATCTACTAAGGGGTGGACTTCTACTGCGGGTTGGAATAATAACTGGATTTATAAGGGTTATTCCTATGTTCAATCAAACCCTAGTGCCGTCATATCACCAAATGGTGAATTCCATGTAGCATGGCAAGGTAAAGACAGTATTGATAGTGCATATGAAACTGTATTCTATTCAAACAGTATAGATGATGGAATTACCTGGTCAGCTCCCACAAAGATAGAAACGACCGGCGGGAATAATGCTCAAAGAAATCCGAGTATCACAGCAAATAAAAACAATGAAGTATTTATTGTTTGGGATAGTGTCACTAGTACAAACTGGTTTGTTAGATACAAGAAAAAAACACTTGGTGGCACATGGAGTACAAGAGTAGATATTACTACATCCGGAAACGGAAATAATACCTATCCGCAAGTATGTGCTGATTATAATGATTTTTCAGTGCCTTTAACCATATGGAAAGATAGCGTATCTGGGGCAGTACGCTTCTATGGACAGGATAATGCAGCAACAGTACCATCACCGCCAACTACAGTAGCAGGAAGTGCTTATGATTTAAGCGGAAACGGTGGCAGAAAGATAACAAGGCTGAGTAATGGGTGGTTTGTAACTGGTGTTTACGATAGTATCAATCAACATATAAAATTCTTTGTTTCAAAAGACAGTGGTTCTACGTGGTCACAATTGTGCTATTCAGGAAACGGATGGACATCCGGTGTATCATTTGCACTTACGTCTTATGGTACAAATATTTATTGTATAGTTACTCAATCATCATCAACAGATACTAATCTTTATATGTTTGATACACTGACACAAACTAATACGTTAGTTACTACTTCTACTTTAGTAGACAGAGGGCAAACCTCGATAGGCAGCGGTATTTCAATAGCTGTAGACTCAAATGGCAAGCTGTGGGCTGCGTGGAGTAGTAAAAATGCAAGTTATCCTAACTGTTTCAATATCAGAGTATCTTCAAGCACAGATGGAGGTCAGACTTGGGCTGCTCCTACACAAGTAACAAATGCTGATTATACGGGCTATAATATGACAAACCCTTGTATTGTTGTTAGAAATAATTTGCCGATAATCTTGTACCAGTACTATTATTCTACAGTTAAGCCAATTATGTGTTCTGTATTTAATGGAACAAAATGGACTGACTATACTGTTTATAATAATAGCTCATATGCTCAAGAAAATCCATCCGTAGATGTTTCACCGGATGGTACTATTCACGCAGTGTGGTATGGTTTAGATAGTACAGATACAAATGCCTATAATATACGATACGCAAAGTCTACAGATGGAGGAGTAACATGGAGTGCAGCAACAAAGTTAACTTCAGGTAACAGCCTGCATCAGGGTAGCCCTTCCGTTGTGTCAGATAAGAATAACTGCGTATATGTAGTTTGGATTATGAATATAGGGTCGCTAACCCAAATCAAGAAAATGGTATGGACAGGAAATGTATGGAGCAGTCAAACTATATTGACTAATTCTTCGGGTAATCAGAGCTACCCTCAGACCTGCAACAACTACCGCGACTTCTCTGACCCGATAATGATATGGCAGGACAACCAGACACCTTCCATAAAATTCAGAGGTACGTGGCGAAAAAGTGCTGAAATATCCTTCAAACAGGAAAATCTTTCACCAAACACCAAATACCCTGTCAAACTGGAAACCAAAGATAGTGCAGGTAATATCACGGCGTACACAAAGGATGTGTACACAATAGCAGAAATACCAAAACTTACGACTACTACACCTTCTGCAACTTCGGTTATCCTGACTGTAACCGACAGCAACCCTGCGTATACCCAGTATCAGATTACCTGCGGAAGTAAATACATAAACCAATTGGGCAAATTAACAAGTACACCTGTGTGGATAACATTAACCAACAAAAAAATAACAGTTACAGGTCTTATGGCAGGGACAAGCTACACTTTCCGTTTGAAAGCCCGCAATGCTGAGGGGATAGAAACAGAACCTAGCAATTCCATATCAACACTATCACAAACACCGCCTTTACCGGCCCCTGAGGGATTGACTGCCACAGGGCAGAGTGCCGGCAAAATTCGCATCACCTGGAAGCTTGTAGAGGGTGCGGCAGGGTATCTTGTTGAAGTTGACGGTGATGCTGCAAATCTTAAAGATGCAGGTACTAATCTTTGGTATGAGCATACTGGGCTAGAAGCAGGATCTGTACATAGATACAGGGTTTGTGCGAAGAACGGGGAAACCCAGGGTAACTGGAGTACTGTTGTATCAGCTAAAACAAAACAACTTCCTCCCAATGCACCTTCAAGTGTTGTTGTTAACCCTACGGGAACTACTGCAACCATAACCTGGTCTGGCGTTATAGGAGCAGTAGACTATGATATAGAGCTGGACGGTGAGATAAAAGCACTTGGAAACACAACAACATATATTCATACAGGATTGAAACCTCTCACTCAGCATACTTACAGGGTAAGAGCTAAAAATACGGAAGGTGTAGGAGTGTGGAGTGAACTTCAGTCGGCTGTGACAACGTCGGGGATTCCTACGACAGCGCCTGAAGTTACGACGGTTGCATATACAAATGAAGCGGTTACTTTGAACTGGAACATGGTAACTGACGCAGAATCCTATGAAGTTGTAGAGGTTATAAACAGTATTGACAGTGAGCCGGTAGATACAGGCATGGCAGCTGCATTCGAAAGCCGTGGTCTGATGCCAGGAAGCAGCCATACATATAAAGTGAGAGCGAAAAACAGCATGGGTGCAGGCCCATGGAGCAACCTCATAAACGTAACCCTGTATATACTTGATACACCAAAGAATATTGCATATACGGAAAGCGATAAAGAAATAACCTTTAGCTGGGATGCAGTACAAGGAGCTGCCAGCTATGAAATCAGCCTTGATAACCAGATAATAACCGGGATTACCGGAACATCATATACTAAAAAAGATCTTTTGCCGGAGACAAAATACAATCTCAGGATCAGAGCAGTGGGGTCTTCAGGAGAAAGCGGCTGGAGTATGGAGATACCTGTATTTACTCTCCCCGAAAAACCAGGAGTTCCTTCAAATGTAAATGCGGCTGTATCAAATACTACCATAACCCTGTCGTGGACATTAGTGACCGGTGCTGAAGGTTATGATATAGAGCTTGACGGCGTAATAATTGAAAATGACAGTAATACTACAACTTATATCCACAGTGAATTGGAGCCGTTTACACTTCATACATACAGGGTGAGAGCTAGAAACTCCGCAGTAGCAGGGGACTGGAGCGAAAAGCGGAGCATACGTACATTGCCGGGCAAGCCAGAATCACCAGACTGGATAATAGTCAATTCTATGCAGACCGGAGCTACACTTTCATGGGGAGCTGAGCTTGGTGCTACAGGTTATGATATAGAAGTGTTTGACGGGACTAATACTACCATAGTCCAAAACATATCAAGGACAAACTACACCCACAGGAGAGTAGCACAGGGGGTAGAGTGCAGATACAGGATAAGAACAAGGAATGTAGAAGGTGCAAGCTCTTGGAGCG
- a CDS encoding ammonium transporter: MKKKIWFSLFSCLMLAFLPLQAMAAEVETSTISDGLRQVEQYNFSINILAMLLIGFGFLMVFVKKYGYSATTGTFLVVGTGLPLYLFLRSTGIISLEVIAPDSITALLFAEFACAAALIAMGAVLGRLRLYQYGLLAILIVPLYMLNEWLVLDGGLSITKGFVDAAGSIIIHAFGAYFGLGMTIALTNSIDSKKVIESDETSDRFSILGSMVLWVFWPSFCSAIVPHSQLSQTVINTILSLCGATVTTYLASSFLRKGKPSIADMANAALAGGVAIGATCNIVTAPGAFGIGVLAGALCVVGYVVIQPKLQSKLRIVDTCGVHNLHGMPGVLGGIIAIFVVPGIMKAQIIGILITVVLAFLGGILSGFVIKATGKKQLAYEDEDEFTI, from the coding sequence TTGAAAAAGAAGATTTGGTTTTCTTTATTTAGTTGTCTTATGCTGGCATTTTTACCACTTCAGGCTATGGCAGCGGAGGTGGAAACAAGTACGATAAGCGATGGTTTAAGACAGGTAGAGCAGTATAACTTTTCAATTAACATTCTTGCAATGCTTCTTATCGGTTTCGGATTTCTAATGGTATTTGTGAAAAAGTACGGCTACAGTGCAACAACCGGAACATTTCTTGTAGTAGGTACAGGTTTACCGTTATATCTATTTTTACGTTCTACAGGTATAATATCTCTGGAAGTTATAGCTCCGGATAGTATTACAGCCCTTCTTTTTGCCGAATTCGCATGTGCGGCAGCGTTAATTGCTATGGGGGCTGTTCTTGGACGTTTGAGGCTTTATCAATATGGATTGCTTGCTATTTTGATTGTTCCTTTATATATGCTTAATGAATGGTTGGTACTCGATGGTGGCCTAAGTATAACAAAAGGTTTTGTTGATGCGGCTGGTTCGATTATAATACATGCCTTTGGTGCATACTTCGGTTTGGGTATGACCATTGCTTTGACAAATAGTATTGACAGCAAGAAGGTAATAGAGAGTGACGAAACTTCAGACAGATTCTCAATTCTTGGTTCAATGGTTTTATGGGTTTTCTGGCCTAGCTTTTGCAGTGCAATAGTTCCGCATTCACAGCTTTCACAAACAGTTATAAATACTATTTTGTCTTTATGTGGTGCTACAGTTACTACGTATTTGGCAAGTTCATTTTTGAGAAAAGGCAAGCCTTCTATTGCAGATATGGCAAACGCTGCTCTTGCAGGCGGGGTTGCTATCGGTGCAACCTGTAATATTGTAACCGCACCGGGTGCATTTGGAATCGGGGTATTGGCAGGAGCTTTGTGTGTTGTAGGATATGTAGTTATTCAGCCAAAACTGCAGTCAAAACTTAGAATTGTTGATACTTGCGGAGTTCATAACCTGCATGGCATGCCTGGTGTTCTTGGAGGAATTATTGCCATATTTGTTGTGCCTGGAATAATGAAAGCCCAGATTATTGGTATACTTATTACTGTTGTACTTGCGTTTTTGGGCGGTATCCTAAGTGGTTTTGTTATCAAGGCTACCGGCAAAAAACAATTGGCATACGAAGATGAAGACGAGTTTACAATTTAG
- a CDS encoding superoxide dismutase family protein: MRQVALNYLPPDAAAIIKGGPLSPGIEGVVTFKNAPGGVEVCIDVRGLPPYKPAQNGNSPIGPHGFHIHENGSCEVGDPAEPFKSAGEHWNPAKQPHGNHAGDFPVLFSNHGYARMCFFTDKFRIRDIIGKAVIIHENPDDYRTQPAGNAGKRLACGVIKAANNGMLL, from the coding sequence ATGAGGCAAGTAGCTCTAAATTATTTGCCGCCTGATGCTGCAGCCATTATAAAAGGAGGACCACTATCACCGGGTATAGAGGGGGTAGTAACGTTTAAAAATGCACCGGGAGGTGTAGAGGTTTGTATAGATGTCAGAGGATTGCCTCCTTACAAACCTGCGCAGAATGGAAATTCTCCTATTGGACCGCACGGATTCCATATACATGAAAACGGCAGCTGCGAGGTAGGTGATCCGGCCGAACCGTTTAAGTCTGCAGGCGAACACTGGAATCCGGCAAAACAGCCACATGGCAATCACGCAGGAGACTTTCCGGTACTTTTTTCAAACCATGGCTATGCCAGGATGTGCTTTTTTACTGACAAGTTCAGAATAAGGGATATAATAGGCAAAGCAGTCATCATACATGAAAATCCTGATGACTATAGGACACAGCCAGCAGGAAATGCGGGAAAGAGACTGGCTTGCGGTGTGATTAAGGCAGCAAACAACGGAATGTTACTATGA